The following proteins are co-located in the Scomber scombrus chromosome 2, fScoSco1.1, whole genome shotgun sequence genome:
- the LOC133986837 gene encoding B-cell receptor CD22-like — protein MVSDVLCVTVVQGLNDLGVTYTSTHICALKGSTVDIHCTYSYPSRINNVDTAVDEILWFTKESNNEPVDLKTDSEYTGRVQYHCDKNDCTLRIADLRESDSAQYHFTFKTRSFEWRSSLSGTTLTVRDPNLQVQVGTSTIFQDFTRAELKCHSSCRLPDRSSFIWYQNGEEIQNKTSSTYEGYFYPTESYSCAVQGHEDYRSPSVYGPKLPSVSVSPSGEIIEGSSVTLTCSSDANPAAKYTWYKKNVNPDLQPLRKEPQLVISSIQSSNSGEYYCTAENQLGKKTSEYIIDMKYAPKLPSVSVSPSAEIVEDSSLTLTCSSDANPAAKYTWYKKNVNPDHQTLNGPKIPSVSVIPSTEIVEGSSVNLTCSSDANPAANYTWYKDNQTLLPAQEGYYKFTSISSEDRGMYYCKSENQYGQITSLSLFIDVLYAPKLPSVSVSPSGEIIEGSSVNLTCSSDANPAANYTWYKENEDSPKASGQIFTITDVRPEHSGNYYCEAQNRRGRHNSTLHLIVVKGTGKSVAAGVTAAVLLLVIILSVFLWMRKKRASNQSSEAEERPDDKERTQPAEQDNILYASVVFSNNQADPLYSNIGSAQLHRHMEEQEVTEYAAVKFNRAGNAPRTRGQQTWEDPAALYSTVNKTS, from the exons AtggtttctgatgtgctctgtgttacagtggtacAGGGTCTGAATGACTTGGGAGTGACTTACACTTCTACTCACATCTGTGCCTTAAAAGGATCAACAGTGGACATACACTGCACCTACAGTTACCCATCCAGGATAAATAATGTTGATACTGCAGTTGATGAAATACTGTGGTTTACTAAAGAGAGTAATAATGAACCTGTGGATCTGAAAACAGACTCAGAGTACACAGGTCGTGTGCAGTATCACTGTGATAAGAACGACTGCACTCTGAGAATCGCAGACCTGAGAGAGAGCGATTCAGCCCAGTATCacttcacattcaaaacaaGAAGCTTTGAATGGAGGAGTAGTTTATCTGGAACAACTCTGACTGTCAGAG aTCCAAATCTACAAGTGCAGGTGGGCACGTCAACCATCTTTCAGGATTTTACCCGGGCAGAGCTAAAGTGTCACAGCAGCTGTCGTCTACCTGATCGTTCTTCCTTCATCTGGTACCAGAATGGAGAGGAAATTCAGAATAAAACATCTTCTACTTATGAAGGGTACTTTTATCCAACAGAGAGCTATTCCTGTGCTGTACAAGGACATGAAGATTACCGCTCTCCTTCAGTGT ATGgtccaaagcttccctctgtgtcagtgagtccctctggtgaaatcattgagggcagttcagtgactctgacctgtagcagtgatgctaacccagcagctaaatacacctggtacaagaagaatgtaaatccagaccttcaacctctccgtaaagaaccacagcttgtcatcagctccatccagtcctctaactctggagagtattactgtacagctgagaacCAGCTGGGGAAGAAGACATCTGAATACATTATTGATATGAAAT atgctccaaagcttccctctgtgtcagtgagtccctctgctGAGATAGTGGAGGACAGTTCAttgactctgacctgtagcagtgatgctaacccagcagctaaatacacctggtacaagaagaATGTAAATCCAGACCATCAAACTCTCA ATGGGCCAAAgattccctctgtgtcagtgattCCCTCTACTGAGATAgtggagggcagttcagtgaatctgacctgtagcagtgatgctaacccagcagctaattacacctggtacaaggacAACCAAACACTGCTTCCTGCACAAGAAGGATATTATAAATTCACTTCAATCAGCTCTGAGGACAGAGGGATGTACTACTGCAAGTCTGAGAATCAGTATGGACAGATCACCTCATTGTCTCTCTTCATAGATGTCCTGT atgctccaaagcttccctctgtgtcagtgagtccctctggtgaaatcattgagggcagttcagtgaatctgacctgtagcagtgatgctaacccagcagctaattacacctggtacaaggagAATGAAGACTCACCAAAAGCATCAGGACAGATCTTCACCATCACTGATGTCAGACCTGAACACAGTGGAAATTATTACTGTGAAGCCCAGAACAGAAGAGGACGTCATAACTCCACCTTACATCTAATTGTTGTGAAAG GAACAGGAAAATCAGTCGCTGCTGGAGTAACAGCTGCTGTTCTCCTGCTTGTCAtaatcctctctgtcttcctatGGATGAG GAAAAAGAGAGCCTCCAATCAATCGTCTGAGGCTGAGGAGAGACCAGACGACAAAGagagg ACACAGCCAGCGGAGCAAGATAACATTCTGTACGCCAGCGTGGTCTTCTCCAACAACCAGGCAgatcctctctactccaacatCGGTTCAGCTCAGCTCCACAGACACATGGAGGAACAAGAGGTTACCGAGTACGCTGCTGTCAAATTTAACAGAGCTGGTAATGCCCCGAG AACCAGAGGTCAGCAAACCTGGGAAGATCCAGCTGCACTGTACAGCACAGTCAACAAAACTTCATGA